A genomic segment from Malus domestica chromosome 05, GDT2T_hap1 encodes:
- the LOC139196009 gene encoding uncharacterized protein, whose amino-acid sequence MNNHRVRPTGATVMPEAHYSTNQCPKCQKKRAREAQKPPRQGQHSQGQSKGGNKAQQCPNLALEAPNFKNKGKAPKTMDADMCYRCGSNDHWSRVCRAPKKIVDEYHSRHKKFESNFMQVDEPEITKMEVSDFQEDTTPMED is encoded by the coding sequence ATGAATAATCATCGAGttcgacctactggggctactgtcatgcctgaagcacattatagcacaaaCCAATGCCCAAAATGCCAAAAGAAGCGTGCTAGGGAAGCCCAGAAGCCACCCCGCCAAGGTCAACATAGTCAAGGCcaatccaagggaggaaacaaagcccaacagtgcccaaacctcgctctcgaggccccgaacttcaagaataagggcaaagcacctaaaaccatggatgcagatatgtgctatcgttgtggttcaaatgaccattggtcccgtgtttgcCGAGCTCCTAAAAAGattgtagatgaatatcattctcgtcataagaagtttgaatcaaacttcatgcaagtggacgaaccagagattacaaagatggaggtttctgactttcaagagGACACCAcgcctatggaagattag